The Arachis duranensis cultivar V14167 chromosome 2, aradu.V14167.gnm2.J7QH, whole genome shotgun sequence genome has a window encoding:
- the LOC107475293 gene encoding probable envelope ADP,ATP carrier protein, chloroplastic translates to MANDTAVVTWRKIPSLKLTSFNNDDVVLPSRSKHLRNDATLAFAAGDANGSGISCKFASVSVAKTRFDREFAPTASQLLRRPLAVVALVPKDGALFLAGAIAGAAAKTVTAPLDRIKILMQTHGVIAGKASAKKAISLIEAITVIGKEEGIKGYWKGNLPQVIRVIPYSAVQLFAYETYKKIFSGKDGKLSVLGRLAAGAFAGMTSTFVTYPLDVLRLRLAVEPGYRTMSEVALSMLREEGFASFYYGLGPSLIGIAPYIAVNFCVFDLLKKSLPEKYQKRTETSLLTAVLSASLATLTCYPLDTVRRQMQLKGTPYKTVLDAISGIVARDGFIGLYRGFVPNALKNLPNSSIRLTTYDIVKRLIASSEKEFQTITEENRNKQMKQ, encoded by the exons ATGGCAAACGACACTGCCGTTGTGACGTGGCGCAAAATCCCCAGCCTCAAACTAACCTCCTTCAACAACGACGATGTCGTTTTACCTAGCCGCTCCAAACATCTCCGAAACGACGCCACACTCGCCTTTGCCGCCGGCGACGCCAATGGCAGTGGAATCAGCTGTAAATTCGCGTCCGTGTCGGTGGCAAAGACGAGATTCGACAGAGAATTCGCGCCTACGGCGTCTCAGCTCCTTAGACGCCCGCTCGCTGTGGTGGCGCTCGTTCCAAAGGATGGCGCGCTGTTTCTCGCCGGAGCTATCGCCGGCGCTGCCGCGAAGACCGTCACGGCGCCTCTCGACCGTATCAAGATCCTCATGCAG ACGCATGGAGTGATAGCCGGTAAAGCAAGTGCAAAGAAAGCGATTAGTTTGATTGAG GCTATAACAGTTATAGGGAAGGAAGAAGGAATCAAAGGTTATTGGAAGGGCAATCTCCCCCAG GTTATTCGGGTTATACCTTATAGTGCTGTCCAGCTTTTTGCTTATGAAACTTATAAG AAAATTTTCAGTGGCAAGGATGGTAAGCTCTCTGTTCTGGGGAGACTTGCAGCTGGTGCTTTTGCTGGCATGACATCAACTTTT GTTACTTACCCATTAGATGTCCTGAGATTACGATTAGCTGTTGAGCCTGGTTATCGAACAATGTCAGAG GTTGCATTGAGCATGCTAAGAGAAGAAGGGTTTGCATCTTTCTACTATGGTCTTGGACCTTCTCTTATTGGAATAGCTCCTTATATTGCAGTTAACTTCTGTGTTTTTGACTT ATTAAAGAAGTCATTGCCAGAGAAATATCAAAAAAGAACTGAAACATCTCTACTAACTGCGGTGCTTTCAGCATCTCTGGCCACACTTACATGTTATCCTCTTGACACTGTACGAAGACAGATGCAATTGAAGGGTACACCATATAAGACTGTATTAGATGCCATTTCAG GTATTGTGGCACGGGATGGATTTATTGGCTTGTATCGAGGATTTGTGCCCAATGCTTTGAAAAACTTACCAAACAGCAG CATCAGGCTTACCACATATGACATTGTCAAAAGGCTAATTGCATCTAGTGAGAAAGAATTCCAAACAATTACAGAGGAAAACCGCAACAAACAAATGAAACAATAG